TTTCTGATGCAGATATGCTATTTCTTCTACAAGAATGTGACTTTTGGAGTCACCATCTTTCTGTATGAAGCGTTTGCATCCTTTTCAGGGAAGCCAGCTTATAATGATTGGTTCTTGTCACTGTATAATGTATTTTTCACCTCCCTACCTGTCATTGCGTTGGGCGTATTTGATCAGGATGTTTCTTCCCGTCTGTGTTTACAGGTATATCTATGCAAACCCGTTTGAAAAAGACGCAATCTTTCATGATAGTAGATCGAATTAGGGAAAGTCCATCTCAAACTCCAAATTCTCTTGAAACATGTTCCACTTAATCTTTCTGAAAAAGTACACTGTCTATGTCACTCTActtcatatatttaggaacggagggagtagaagctaCATGGTTATGTTTTGTTTAAGAAAAGTTCAAAATTTTACATGTTTTGTATACTTGGTCCATTTGATTAGGTAAAAGTTTGTTGATTTCTTGCGGTATTTGCTTTTCATAGATTCAACAATTTCCtacttaggcctcctttggtttgaaggaattttgtaggaatttcatagggtaggatttttataggaaaaattcctatagaGCCCTTTGGTTCGTAAGAatgaaatcctattcctatggaggaattcttcctatccttcacatttcataggaaaataaacattagcctagactcaatggaaaaaatcctttGATGTGAAACAAATGacatctcctttcctattcctactcataggatttgagatgcatgtcatctcatttcctatgacttccctattcctatgattttcctaccctatgaaccaaaggaagCCTTAATTCAAGGCTCAGCAATCCTATTCGTGCCGTTTTAAGTTCCTTTTTCACTGTTTTCTTGGACAAATAAAGATATCATTCCATCTTTCATACTGCACAAAATGCAGAAACTATGCACATTAATTTCAACTCCATTTGACCTAGCTGTTTTTAAGAAAGTGCCTGTTTGCATGTTACTTGACAGTATCCGGAGCTATACCAAGAAGGTGTGCAGAATGTATTATTCAGCTGGCGTCGGATACTTGGCTGGATGTTTAATGGTGTCGTGAATGCCATCTTAATATTTTTCTTCTGCACTACCGCCCTGAAGGACCAAGCATTTCGCCAGGATGGCCAAGTTGCGGGCTTGGATGCCCTAGGTGCTACCATGTACACTTGTGTCGTATGGGTCGTCAACTGCCAAATGGCCCTCTCGGTGAACTACTTCACCATAATCCAACACATATTCATATGGGGTAGCATTGCTGTGTGGTACATCTTCCTCATGGTTTATGGTTCTATAGACCCGAAGTACTCCAAAACAGCATACATGGTCTTCATTGAACAGTTGGCCCCAGCGCTATCATATTGGTTGGTGACACTTTTCGTGGTGACGGCCACACTCGTCCCATACTTCTGCTATGCCGCAGTTCAGATCCGTTTCTTTCCAATGTTCCATAACAAGATTCAGTGGAAAAGGTACTTGGGGAAGGCCGAAGACCCAGAGGTGGCAAGGCAGCTATCGTCACGGCACCGGACATCGTCGCACCCAAGGATGGTTGGGATCTCTGCTCGTCGCGACGGCAAGGCCATGCAAGTTAAAAAGGGAACCGACATAGAGGTTGAAGGATGACATTCTCTCAGTAGATTTTGCGTTTTGTACAGATTATAGAATGCCATCTCCTGAAAGATGGCAGAAGATGGACTGGCTAGAACTTGTGAATATTCTTGGATTGTTGCTTCTATGGTTCCATGCAGTTCTTCCAGTTCAGAGGATAGAGCTAGATCACAGAATTTCGTAGATAGGCCACAAGAAGAACAAGAGAAGACCTGCTGTAAAGTTCATTTAGCAATTTTAGGCTCTGTGTGTGCGCTTGTGTTTCCCCCCTTCTCTTTTGCTCTTACCCGTTTATGCTTGTGCTCTGATGGCAGAATTTCACTTTGTTTCATGACTTTTGCGTTTTGCCACGTAACTGTTGTCCCTCTGTTTTACTGTAAACTGATATTGCTATGTTTTTTTATATAAATGAGATGATTGCACTGCATTTCGCAGAAACAGATTCTTTCAGTGCCTAAGTGCAACCATCTGATATGGAAGTGTTTGAAGACAACCTCATGATATATTCAACTGATCTACCATGACACTATATAGTCTTATGCTGCGATAAGAAAAGAGAACATCAATTGCTTTGATGGCAGGAAATTTCCATGTTAATTCGGATGAACGGAATGCATCTACACAATCTCTCACTAATAAAAAGAAAACGAGATTCTTCTAATTAGTAGGAGAAATGAATTATTATGATGTTACAATCGTGTACAGTATCTTTTTTCTTTATTGGTCTCTCCTATCGTACTAACCTGCAAACTGCAGCAAAGAGAAGGGCAGAAAGCCTGAGGCCGATCGATCGTTCACGGCTCAGGCAACGGCATCGCCCGCGGCGGCTTGGCCTCCTCCTCGGCCGGCCTGACCGGCCGCCGAGGCGCCCGCCACCACCAGCATCTCCGGCGGCCGGCGAGCCTCGCGCAGTCGTACCACTCGTCAGGCCCCTGCGCGTGCGCCGCGCACACCCGGCCGAAGAAGCATGACATGGCGGTGAGCAGCAGCACCGCCGCGAGCACCCCGACGAACGGGCCGACGGAGCCCCGCTGGTGGGCCGCGGCCGCCCCGGACACCTGGTAGTCCGGCAACGGGATCGCCGGCGGGGCCGTCGCCATTGCTGCACAGAGGTACGGCGGCGGTGTTGGTGGAGCAGTGGCGAGCACTTGTTGGGCTTGGACGGGGCGAGGGGGGCATGGGTGGAGTGCAAGGAATGGCATGGGCGAAAGCGTCACCTGCTTTCGAAATTTATTTGTAGAGGATAGTGCCATTGGAGAGGAGAGGATGGGAAAATAATAAAGGCCAGGAAAAAAAGAAGGAAAGGGTCGAGGGATGGCTTTGTGGAAGATTTAAGTGGACGCCAACATGGAAAGAATGGAGAGGAAAGCAAAGAGTATGTTACTAGATGGTGTATGTATGTACTATGGTGCAGAAAAAGAGATGGGAACTGTTCTCTTGCGATGCTGATCTGATCATCTATATAATGATTGTGGAGCATGCCGGGAAGAAGAACATCTTTGGATGTATGGCCATGGATTTGAAGGATAAAGGAGCATGTATGATGATGAGAGGAAAAACTAAAGGGAAAaaggagtactccctccgtccgaaaatacttgtcatcaaaatgaacaaaaaggggtgtatctagaactaaaatacatccagatacatcctcttttattcattttgatgacaagtatttccggacagagggagtagttgttaacAGTTGGAGTTGCTTTGCTTGTAAACGTTGCCAGTCTCGACCCTTCCAAAGCACTGCTTTTGACAGAATTTAAGCTAGCTAATGGTATCTCATTCAGATATGGACATTATTTTTTCCCTTGGTTTTTTGAAGCTGGTGGGGTATCATCTTGAGATGTGGATTATTGATGAGTGACAGATGTGCTTCCCGTTTCTTTGTTGGCTTGCCCACAGTGTTTGTCTTTCTTGCTCAGCTTGGAATACGGCGTGGTACGTATTTGTCTGATTGGCAGGGTTGGGACGCTGCCTGCATGATTGGCGTTCTTGAAGCTCTCTCGCCGTGGGATGGGGGTTTGGGGTATCCTAAGCTTAAAGCTGACCCAGAGAGGACATCATGTTGTTTGCTTAACGGGCAAGGTTACTCGCCTTTGTTCACCTCCTCAAGTTCTGCCTCATTTCTCAACTTACAGTGCTGTACGTCAGCTTTAAAAAGTACTCCTCATGCACTAACATGTTAGCATCTTCATGCACTGAACGAATTCATATTTCTTCTAAGTCACAATAGAAAAACGTATCCCGGTCAGCAGCAACGATGGTGGTATGATCGTGGGAGAAGAACCCCTTGCTCCAACACCAACAAATGCCCTTTTGACAGCTATGAAGACCAATCACGGTCATACCATTTTTTATGTTTGTAAAATATAATCCCACATGCAAGATTATATGTCCAAAGGCTATGCCATGGAGTAAATAAAATATATAGATGAATATCCCATCAACCATCCCCTTCGTGGAGTAAATGATGCTTTCGTCACATTCACATATATGTGGCCGCAGTACTCCACATTCAGTCGCAAAAAGTCAAGAAGCATTGTTTTCTTCTACTCACAACTGTTGGAATCCACATGAAAGATgaggaggaaactaagaaagatgtaTATAGAATAATGGGAATATGAGACATTGGGAAGGAAGCAACCATTATTTGTAAGATCTAGCGGGCTTTAGCACGTCACTTCTCTCTAAACTGTCCAAATATCGCTTAACGATCTAGTTGCTCTGTCACAAGAAGTCCATGATATTCTCTTCCTAGGTTGTCGGAGTTATTATAATTTCAGCCCCAACCGTTGAGAAGTGCCAACCCTTCGGTTGTACAAGTTTCTTCCTTCATACTCGAGCAGATAAATTGCTCCTTCAAACTcttcttttgtttttttgggaATGAACTCCTTCAAACTGGAGCCAATAAGTTGTTCAATTGGATGATGCTTCAGTTGATGTTAACTGCGACAGATCCTTCCACAACATGTTGAGACCCTGTATTGTTCAACTTATACATCCAATATACTCTTTGGACATATTGAATAAATGCTATATTGCAGTTATTTAAGAGACATCATTACCTAAATTTTATGATTCATTACAGTTTTGTTACTGATGAAACTATTGAGAACTAGGAAATCATTGAAACATGTGCTAAAATCACTAAAACAAGAAATAAATAATGAAAGCAAATATAGATGATGAAAACAATGAGAAAGAGCGCTAATGTACAACCCATTACTCTTTTTCTTGGTGCAGGGTTGCCTCTGTTATGGGTGTAAAGTTAATCAAAAAGAGGAGATCGTTGACAAATTGAAAAGGCAACTTCAACATTATttttattggaaatatgccctagaagcaatactaaatgttattatttattttcatACTGATAATTAATCTTTATTTTCTATGCTATAATTGCAATGATTCTTGAATATGAGATTCAGTTGCATG
This portion of the Triticum dicoccoides isolate Atlit2015 ecotype Zavitan chromosome 7A, WEW_v2.0, whole genome shotgun sequence genome encodes:
- the LOC119329834 gene encoding uncharacterized protein LOC119329834; protein product: MALSSTNKFRKQVTLSPMPFLALHPCPPRPVQAQQVLATAPPTPPPYLCAAMATAPPAIPLPDYQVSGAAAAHQRGSVGPFVGVLAAVLLLTAMSCFFGRVCAAHAQGPDEWYDCARLAGRRRCWWWRAPRRPVRPAEEEAKPPRAMPLPEP